CTGTTCTACGGCTCGCGTTACTGGATCAACGATCCGGGCTATTACCGCCTGCCGCCCGCTTATGGGGGCTATCGCTGGATCCGCTATTATGACGACGCGCTTCTGGTCGATACCTACTCGGGCGAAGTGGTCGACGTGATCTACGACTTCTTCTGGTAATATTCCTTTCGGTTATCAGATGAATAAACTGAAGGGGCCGGTTCGCCGGCACCTCTTTTTATGGGCTTGCCCTCCCCTGCCCGACGCGCCACGGTCACGCCACGAAACAGGGGAGCAAATATGCGAAAATCGGGATTGGCGACTGCCACAGCAGTCGCGCTGGCGCTTTGGAGTGCAGCCTCGGCGGAGGCCCGCACCACAGTCATCTATGCCGGGCACGTAATCACCGATGCCGACAAGCCGATGCAGGGGCCCGTGACCGTTACCGTCACCGACGACCGCATCACGTCGATCACGGCCGGGCGTTCGGAAGCGCCGGCGGGCGCCGAGGTCGTCGATCTCGGCGACAAGACCCTGCTTCCCGGGCTCGTCGACCTCCATGTCCACCTCACCGGCGACCCCGGCGACGATTATCGCGCGGCGGCGGTCGACCCCGACGAATGGGGCGTGGTCGTCGGCGCGAAGAATGCCGCGATCACGCTGCGCGCGGGTTTCACCACGGTGCGCGAGGCGGGGTCGGCGCAATATACCGCCTATGCGCTCCGCCGCGGGACCGCGACCGGCTTTATCGAGGGGCCGCGCATCGTCGCAGCGGGCCCGGCGCTGTCGATCATCGGCGGCCACGGCGACGTCACGGGCTTCCGCGAAGACGTCCATGCCGTGCTCGATCAGGGCTACACCTGCACCGGCGCGCTCGAATGCGCCGAGAAGGTGCGCAAGGCGTCGCGCGCCGGGGCCGACGTCATCAAGATCACCGCGACCGGCGGCGTCCTGTCGCAACAGGCGCGCGGGCTCGAGGGCCATTTCACCAGCGCCGAGCTGCAAAGCATCGCCGATACCGCCCATTCGCTGGGGCTGAAGGTCATGGCGCATGCGCACGGCGCAGGCGGGATCACCGCGTCGGCCGCCGCGGGCATCGACAGCATCGAGCATGGCACCTTCGCCGACGATCCGACGCTGAGGGTGATGAAGGCCAAGGGCACCTATCTCGTGCCGACGTTGATGGCGTTCGAGGGCATAAGGGAACGGCTCGGCAAGGGCATCTATACGCCGACGGTCGAGGACAAGGTCCGCATGACGCTGAACGACGTCGGCAAGGCGGTTACGCGCGCCAAGGCGCTCGGCGTGCCGATCGCCTTCGGCACCGACGCCGGGGTATTCGAACATGGCCGCAACGGCGGCGAGTTCGAGTTGCTCGTCAAATATGGGCTAACCCCGCGCGAGGCGCTGGCAAGCGCGACGACGGTGGCCGCGAAACTGCTGTCGCTCGAAAATGAGATCGGCCGCATTGCCCCCGGCATGTCGGCCGACATGATCGCGGTCGACGGCGATCCGCTCAGCGACGTGACAACGCTCGAAAAGGTCGACTGGGTGATGGTTCGCGGCCGGATCGCTGGCTGACGGTCACCTTCCCCAATTCGTCATCCCGGCGAGGGCCGGAATGACGAATGGGAAATAATCAGCCGCGATTTCAGGCGATGCGCTGGATGCGTGGCGGCTGTGCCGCCCTCGTTGCCCGGCCCTGCGCGGGACTGATGAGCATTTCGATGTCGACGGCTTCGGTGAACTGCACGCCGACGCGATTGTCGCTCGACCAGCGCGCCTGCGCGTCGAGCGACAGGTCGGAGCCGAATTCGAGGATGAGGTCGGTACCGGCGGGCACGTTCCACAGCCCCTCGATCAGCGCGCCGCGCGACGATATGTTGCGGACGATCGCTTCATATTGATAACCGCCGCTGGTGACCTGGATCGTGCGGAAGGTTGTCCGTCGCGGCTCGCGGGCGCTCTTGTAACCCTTGGCCTCGACGCGGCCGCCGCCTTCGCCGAGCAGCACGAGAACTTCGCCGAGTTCCATTGGCTTGCCATAAATATAGCCTTGGACATGG
The Sphingopyxis macrogoltabida genome window above contains:
- a CDS encoding metal-dependent hydrolase family protein, which codes for MRKSGLATATAVALALWSAASAEARTTVIYAGHVITDADKPMQGPVTVTVTDDRITSITAGRSEAPAGAEVVDLGDKTLLPGLVDLHVHLTGDPGDDYRAAAVDPDEWGVVVGAKNAAITLRAGFTTVREAGSAQYTAYALRRGTATGFIEGPRIVAAGPALSIIGGHGDVTGFREDVHAVLDQGYTCTGALECAEKVRKASRAGADVIKITATGGVLSQQARGLEGHFTSAELQSIADTAHSLGLKVMAHAHGAGGITASAAAGIDSIEHGTFADDPTLRVMKAKGTYLVPTLMAFEGIRERLGKGIYTPTVEDKVRMTLNDVGKAVTRAKALGVPIAFGTDAGVFEHGRNGGEFELLVKYGLTPREALASATTVAAKLLSLENEIGRIAPGMSADMIAVDGDPLSDVTTLEKVDWVMVRGRIAG